Proteins found in one Oncorhynchus mykiss isolate Arlee chromosome 3, USDA_OmykA_1.1, whole genome shotgun sequence genomic segment:
- the LOC110516373 gene encoding myelin-associated glycoprotein isoform X4 produces MWCLELLLPLLLIIKDVSGQWNVWIPRDISAMTNSCVVIPCTFMYPSGIRLHYGIHGIWYFGQPYPQLFPPVVFKTRTDIVHESYQGRTKLIGDLHQRNCTLLISNIGTEHSGRYYFRADLGGANIYTYPDFSELKVLDQPNIDIPEEIVADENLELTCYAPDNCPENSPEIQWMYTDYLPEPEYTSDYVAESNTAVLSSTLTFTPRPMHNGQLLGCRVSYPNTTLVYERLISLDVKYAPRSVWVNVSAEVMEGSSVTLHCEVDSNPPPRISWLFGDQEQLWDTASNASLSLEDLTPSQEGIYTCVGDNGYGVMNTSMYLAVLYPPSEPVVNGSLTILEGSSISLQCSTQGNPTPTLTWLKDGELVGTITAAEVSVLELLKLTPQGDGQYRCLAENEHGRASSSLNITVEYAPVLLDESKCTVVREGVQCVCMATGNPAPIIEFYLPDKNITVNDTDGRYNYYTHTDGHTSTGMIKLREKGERLGNGAVNVHCSISNTYGSESFHLELQQEKKYMMAVIVGTIGGVAVIAFIIAAVRYVGHNNKNLRQSFWAQSLTPF; encoded by the exons ATGTGGTGTTTGGAGCTGCTTCTGCCGCTGTTGCTAATCATCAAAG aTGTCAGTGGCCAGTGGAACGTATGGATACCCAGGGACATCTCGGCCATGACCAACTCCTGCGTGGTCATCCCCTGCACATTCATGTACCCGTCCGGTATCCGTCTGCACTACGGCATCCACGGAATCTGGTACTTTGGCCAGCCCTACCCCCAGCTCTTCCCACCTGTGGTGTTCAAGACGCGCACAGATATCGTACATGAAAGTTACCAAGGGCGTACCAAGCTCATCGGGGACCTGCACCAGAGGAACTGCACTCTGCTCATCAGTAATATTGGTACAGAGCACTCAGGGAGGTACTACTTCCGTGCCGACCTGGGCGGTGCCAACATCTACACTTACCCAGACTTCTCTGAGCTCAAGGTGCTGG ACCAGCCGAACATTGACATCCCTGAGGAGATAGTCGCTGACGAGAATCTGGAGTTGACCTGCTATGCTCCAGACAACTGTCCAGAGAATAGCCCAGAGATCCAATGGATGTACACAGACTACCTGCCTGAACCTGAGTATACCTCAGACTACGTGGCAGAGAGCAACACAGCCGTGCTGTCCAGCACGCTCACCTTCACCCCCAGGCCCATGCACAACGGTCAGCTGCTGGGCTGCAGGGTCTCCTACCCCAACACCACCCTGGTCTACGAGAGACTCATCTCTCTGGACGTCAAGT ATGCCCCTCGCTCGGTGTGGGTGAACGTGTCCGCGGAGGTGATGGAGGGCAGCTCGGTAACGCTGCACTGCGAGGTGGACAGTAACCCTCCTCCCAGGATCTCCTGGCTATTTGGGGACCAGGAGCAGCTGTGGGACACAGCCTCCAATGCTTCGCTCTCCCTGGAGGACTTAACCCCCTCTCAGGAGGGTATCTACACCTGTGTGGGGGATAACGGCTACGGCGTCATGAACACGTCCATGTACCTGGCCGTCTTGT ACCCTCCCAGTGAGCCAGTGGTAAATGGCTCCCTGACCATTTTGGAAGGTTCCTCCATCTCCCTGCAATGTAGCACACAAGGCAATCCCACGCCCACCCTCACCTGGCTGAAGGACGGGGAGCTGGTGGGCACCATCACGGCCGCAGAGGTGTCTGTGCTGGAGCTTCTGAAGCTCACCCCTCAGGGAGACGGACAGTACCGCTGCCTGGCAGAGAACGAACACGGACGAGCCAGCAGCTCCCTCAACATCACTGTGGAAT ACGCCCCAGTCCTTCTGGACGAGTCCAAGTGCACAGTGGTGAGGGAGGGAGTCCAGTGTGTTTGCATGGCTACGGGTAACCCTGCTCCCATCATCGAGTTCTACCTCCCCGACAAGAACATCACCGTCAACGACACGGACGGCCGCTACAACTACTACACGCACACGGACGGCCACACGTCCACGGGCATGATCAAACTACGGGAGAAGGGCGAGCGCCTGGGCAACGGTGCTGTCAATGTGCACTGCAGCATTAGCAACACGTACGGGTCGGAGAGCTTTCATCTGGAGCTACAGCAGGAGA AGAAGTACATGATGGCAGTGATCGTTGGCACCATCGGTGGAGTGGCTGTCATCGCCTTCATCATCGCAGCAGTGAGATATGTGGGCCATAACAACAAGAA CTTAAGACAGAGCTTCTGGGCTCAAAGTTTAACTCCATTCTAG
- the LOC110516373 gene encoding myelin-associated glycoprotein isoform X3, with protein sequence MWCLELLLPLLLIIKDVSGQWNVWIPRDISAMTNSCVVIPCTFMYPSGIRLHYGIHGIWYFGQPYPQLFPPVVFKTRTDIVHESYQGRTKLIGDLHQRNCTLLISNIGTEHSGRYYFRADLGGANIYTYPDFSELKVLDQPNIDIPEEIVADENLELTCYAPDNCPENSPEIQWMYTDYLPEPEYTSDYVAESNTAVLSSTLTFTPRPMHNGQLLGCRVSYPNTTLVYERLISLDVKYAPRSVWVNVSAEVMEGSSVTLHCEVDSNPPPRISWLFGDQEQLWDTASNASLSLEDLTPSQEGIYTCVGDNGYGVMNTSMYLAVLYPPSEPVVNGSLTILEGSSISLQCSTQGNPTPTLTWLKDGELVGTITAAEVSVLELLKLTPQGDGQYRCLAENEHGRASSSLNITVEYAPVLLDESKCTVVREGVQCVCMATGNPAPIIEFYLPDKNITVNDTDGRYNYYTHTDGHTSTGMIKLREKGERLGNGAVNVHCSISNTYGSESFHLELQQEKKYMMAVIVGTIGGVAVIAFIIAAVRYVGHNNKKEKTGIINLWALWQTWRGKS encoded by the exons ATGTGGTGTTTGGAGCTGCTTCTGCCGCTGTTGCTAATCATCAAAG aTGTCAGTGGCCAGTGGAACGTATGGATACCCAGGGACATCTCGGCCATGACCAACTCCTGCGTGGTCATCCCCTGCACATTCATGTACCCGTCCGGTATCCGTCTGCACTACGGCATCCACGGAATCTGGTACTTTGGCCAGCCCTACCCCCAGCTCTTCCCACCTGTGGTGTTCAAGACGCGCACAGATATCGTACATGAAAGTTACCAAGGGCGTACCAAGCTCATCGGGGACCTGCACCAGAGGAACTGCACTCTGCTCATCAGTAATATTGGTACAGAGCACTCAGGGAGGTACTACTTCCGTGCCGACCTGGGCGGTGCCAACATCTACACTTACCCAGACTTCTCTGAGCTCAAGGTGCTGG ACCAGCCGAACATTGACATCCCTGAGGAGATAGTCGCTGACGAGAATCTGGAGTTGACCTGCTATGCTCCAGACAACTGTCCAGAGAATAGCCCAGAGATCCAATGGATGTACACAGACTACCTGCCTGAACCTGAGTATACCTCAGACTACGTGGCAGAGAGCAACACAGCCGTGCTGTCCAGCACGCTCACCTTCACCCCCAGGCCCATGCACAACGGTCAGCTGCTGGGCTGCAGGGTCTCCTACCCCAACACCACCCTGGTCTACGAGAGACTCATCTCTCTGGACGTCAAGT ATGCCCCTCGCTCGGTGTGGGTGAACGTGTCCGCGGAGGTGATGGAGGGCAGCTCGGTAACGCTGCACTGCGAGGTGGACAGTAACCCTCCTCCCAGGATCTCCTGGCTATTTGGGGACCAGGAGCAGCTGTGGGACACAGCCTCCAATGCTTCGCTCTCCCTGGAGGACTTAACCCCCTCTCAGGAGGGTATCTACACCTGTGTGGGGGATAACGGCTACGGCGTCATGAACACGTCCATGTACCTGGCCGTCTTGT ACCCTCCCAGTGAGCCAGTGGTAAATGGCTCCCTGACCATTTTGGAAGGTTCCTCCATCTCCCTGCAATGTAGCACACAAGGCAATCCCACGCCCACCCTCACCTGGCTGAAGGACGGGGAGCTGGTGGGCACCATCACGGCCGCAGAGGTGTCTGTGCTGGAGCTTCTGAAGCTCACCCCTCAGGGAGACGGACAGTACCGCTGCCTGGCAGAGAACGAACACGGACGAGCCAGCAGCTCCCTCAACATCACTGTGGAAT ACGCCCCAGTCCTTCTGGACGAGTCCAAGTGCACAGTGGTGAGGGAGGGAGTCCAGTGTGTTTGCATGGCTACGGGTAACCCTGCTCCCATCATCGAGTTCTACCTCCCCGACAAGAACATCACCGTCAACGACACGGACGGCCGCTACAACTACTACACGCACACGGACGGCCACACGTCCACGGGCATGATCAAACTACGGGAGAAGGGCGAGCGCCTGGGCAACGGTGCTGTCAATGTGCACTGCAGCATTAGCAACACGTACGGGTCGGAGAGCTTTCATCTGGAGCTACAGCAGGAGA AGAAGTACATGATGGCAGTGATCGTTGGCACCATCGGTGGAGTGGCTGTCATCGCCTTCATCATCGCAGCAGTGAGATATGTGGGCCATAACAACAAGAA GGAGAAGACGGGGATTATCAACCTGTGGGCTCTATGGCAGACCTGGAGAGGCAAGAGCTGA
- the LOC110516373 gene encoding myelin-associated glycoprotein isoform X1, with the protein MWCLELLLPLLLIIKDVSGQWNVWIPRDISAMTNSCVVIPCTFMYPSGIRLHYGIHGIWYFGQPYPQLFPPVVFKTRTDIVHESYQGRTKLIGDLHQRNCTLLISNIGTEHSGRYYFRADLGGANIYTYPDFSELKVLDQPNIDIPEEIVADENLELTCYAPDNCPENSPEIQWMYTDYLPEPEYTSDYVAESNTAVLSSTLTFTPRPMHNGQLLGCRVSYPNTTLVYERLISLDVKYAPRSVWVNVSAEVMEGSSVTLHCEVDSNPPPRISWLFGDQEQLWDTASNASLSLEDLTPSQEGIYTCVGDNGYGVMNTSMYLAVLYPPSEPVVNGSLTILEGSSISLQCSTQGNPTPTLTWLKDGELVGTITAAEVSVLELLKLTPQGDGQYRCLAENEHGRASSSLNITVEYAPVLLDESKCTVVREGVQCVCMATGNPAPIIEFYLPDKNITVNDTDGRYNYYTHTDGHTSTGMIKLREKGERLGNGAVNVHCSISNTYGSESFHLELQQEKKYMMAVIVGTIGGVAVIAFIIAAVRYVGHNNKKENGNPGQDLVSKLENPALYYSTVKKDKQCLRKKVLKTELLGSKFNSILEESTGEDGDYQPVGSMADLERQELNYAALEFLGGRSRDGGTSGRGDDGSDYTEIKAK; encoded by the exons ATGTGGTGTTTGGAGCTGCTTCTGCCGCTGTTGCTAATCATCAAAG aTGTCAGTGGCCAGTGGAACGTATGGATACCCAGGGACATCTCGGCCATGACCAACTCCTGCGTGGTCATCCCCTGCACATTCATGTACCCGTCCGGTATCCGTCTGCACTACGGCATCCACGGAATCTGGTACTTTGGCCAGCCCTACCCCCAGCTCTTCCCACCTGTGGTGTTCAAGACGCGCACAGATATCGTACATGAAAGTTACCAAGGGCGTACCAAGCTCATCGGGGACCTGCACCAGAGGAACTGCACTCTGCTCATCAGTAATATTGGTACAGAGCACTCAGGGAGGTACTACTTCCGTGCCGACCTGGGCGGTGCCAACATCTACACTTACCCAGACTTCTCTGAGCTCAAGGTGCTGG ACCAGCCGAACATTGACATCCCTGAGGAGATAGTCGCTGACGAGAATCTGGAGTTGACCTGCTATGCTCCAGACAACTGTCCAGAGAATAGCCCAGAGATCCAATGGATGTACACAGACTACCTGCCTGAACCTGAGTATACCTCAGACTACGTGGCAGAGAGCAACACAGCCGTGCTGTCCAGCACGCTCACCTTCACCCCCAGGCCCATGCACAACGGTCAGCTGCTGGGCTGCAGGGTCTCCTACCCCAACACCACCCTGGTCTACGAGAGACTCATCTCTCTGGACGTCAAGT ATGCCCCTCGCTCGGTGTGGGTGAACGTGTCCGCGGAGGTGATGGAGGGCAGCTCGGTAACGCTGCACTGCGAGGTGGACAGTAACCCTCCTCCCAGGATCTCCTGGCTATTTGGGGACCAGGAGCAGCTGTGGGACACAGCCTCCAATGCTTCGCTCTCCCTGGAGGACTTAACCCCCTCTCAGGAGGGTATCTACACCTGTGTGGGGGATAACGGCTACGGCGTCATGAACACGTCCATGTACCTGGCCGTCTTGT ACCCTCCCAGTGAGCCAGTGGTAAATGGCTCCCTGACCATTTTGGAAGGTTCCTCCATCTCCCTGCAATGTAGCACACAAGGCAATCCCACGCCCACCCTCACCTGGCTGAAGGACGGGGAGCTGGTGGGCACCATCACGGCCGCAGAGGTGTCTGTGCTGGAGCTTCTGAAGCTCACCCCTCAGGGAGACGGACAGTACCGCTGCCTGGCAGAGAACGAACACGGACGAGCCAGCAGCTCCCTCAACATCACTGTGGAAT ACGCCCCAGTCCTTCTGGACGAGTCCAAGTGCACAGTGGTGAGGGAGGGAGTCCAGTGTGTTTGCATGGCTACGGGTAACCCTGCTCCCATCATCGAGTTCTACCTCCCCGACAAGAACATCACCGTCAACGACACGGACGGCCGCTACAACTACTACACGCACACGGACGGCCACACGTCCACGGGCATGATCAAACTACGGGAGAAGGGCGAGCGCCTGGGCAACGGTGCTGTCAATGTGCACTGCAGCATTAGCAACACGTACGGGTCGGAGAGCTTTCATCTGGAGCTACAGCAGGAGA AGAAGTACATGATGGCAGTGATCGTTGGCACCATCGGTGGAGTGGCTGTCATCGCCTTCATCATCGCAGCAGTGAGATATGTGGGCCATAACAACAAGAA AGAGAATGGCAACCCTGGGCAGGACCTGGTCTCTAAACTGGAGAACCCAGCATTGTACTACAGCACAGTCAAGAAGGACAAACAATGTTTGAGGAAGAAAGTG CTTAAGACAGAGCTTCTGGGCTCAAAGTTTAACTCCATTCTAGAGGAGAGCACG GGAGAAGACGGGGATTATCAACCTGTGGGCTCTATGGCAGACCTGGAGAGGCAAGAGCTGAACTATGCCGCCCTGGAGTTTCTGGGGGGGCGCTCCAGGGATGGGGGGACCTCAGGGAGGGGGGATGACGGCAGCGACTACACCGAGATCAAGGCCAAATGA
- the LOC110516373 gene encoding myelin-associated glycoprotein isoform X2, translating into MWCLELLLPLLLIIKDVSGQWNVWIPRDISAMTNSCVVIPCTFMYPSGIRLHYGIHGIWYFGQPYPQLFPPVVFKTRTDIVHESYQGRTKLIGDLHQRNCTLLISNIGTEHSGRYYFRADLGGANIYTYPDFSELKVLDQPNIDIPEEIVADENLELTCYAPDNCPENSPEIQWMYTDYLPEPEYTSDYVAESNTAVLSSTLTFTPRPMHNGQLLGCRVSYPNTTLVYERLISLDVKYAPRSVWVNVSAEVMEGSSVTLHCEVDSNPPPRISWLFGDQEQLWDTASNASLSLEDLTPSQEGIYTCVGDNGYGVMNTSMYLAVLYPPSEPVVNGSLTILEGSSISLQCSTQGNPTPTLTWLKDGELVGTITAAEVSVLELLKLTPQGDGQYRCLAENEHGRASSSLNITVEYAPVLLDESKCTVVREGVQCVCMATGNPAPIIEFYLPDKNITVNDTDGRYNYYTHTDGHTSTGMIKLREKGERLGNGAVNVHCSISNTYGSESFHLELQQEKKYMMAVIVGTIGGVAVIAFIIAAVRYVGHNNKKENGNPGQDLVSKLENPALYYSTVKKDKQCLRKKVGEDGDYQPVGSMADLERQELNYAALEFLGGRSRDGGTSGRGDDGSDYTEIKAK; encoded by the exons ATGTGGTGTTTGGAGCTGCTTCTGCCGCTGTTGCTAATCATCAAAG aTGTCAGTGGCCAGTGGAACGTATGGATACCCAGGGACATCTCGGCCATGACCAACTCCTGCGTGGTCATCCCCTGCACATTCATGTACCCGTCCGGTATCCGTCTGCACTACGGCATCCACGGAATCTGGTACTTTGGCCAGCCCTACCCCCAGCTCTTCCCACCTGTGGTGTTCAAGACGCGCACAGATATCGTACATGAAAGTTACCAAGGGCGTACCAAGCTCATCGGGGACCTGCACCAGAGGAACTGCACTCTGCTCATCAGTAATATTGGTACAGAGCACTCAGGGAGGTACTACTTCCGTGCCGACCTGGGCGGTGCCAACATCTACACTTACCCAGACTTCTCTGAGCTCAAGGTGCTGG ACCAGCCGAACATTGACATCCCTGAGGAGATAGTCGCTGACGAGAATCTGGAGTTGACCTGCTATGCTCCAGACAACTGTCCAGAGAATAGCCCAGAGATCCAATGGATGTACACAGACTACCTGCCTGAACCTGAGTATACCTCAGACTACGTGGCAGAGAGCAACACAGCCGTGCTGTCCAGCACGCTCACCTTCACCCCCAGGCCCATGCACAACGGTCAGCTGCTGGGCTGCAGGGTCTCCTACCCCAACACCACCCTGGTCTACGAGAGACTCATCTCTCTGGACGTCAAGT ATGCCCCTCGCTCGGTGTGGGTGAACGTGTCCGCGGAGGTGATGGAGGGCAGCTCGGTAACGCTGCACTGCGAGGTGGACAGTAACCCTCCTCCCAGGATCTCCTGGCTATTTGGGGACCAGGAGCAGCTGTGGGACACAGCCTCCAATGCTTCGCTCTCCCTGGAGGACTTAACCCCCTCTCAGGAGGGTATCTACACCTGTGTGGGGGATAACGGCTACGGCGTCATGAACACGTCCATGTACCTGGCCGTCTTGT ACCCTCCCAGTGAGCCAGTGGTAAATGGCTCCCTGACCATTTTGGAAGGTTCCTCCATCTCCCTGCAATGTAGCACACAAGGCAATCCCACGCCCACCCTCACCTGGCTGAAGGACGGGGAGCTGGTGGGCACCATCACGGCCGCAGAGGTGTCTGTGCTGGAGCTTCTGAAGCTCACCCCTCAGGGAGACGGACAGTACCGCTGCCTGGCAGAGAACGAACACGGACGAGCCAGCAGCTCCCTCAACATCACTGTGGAAT ACGCCCCAGTCCTTCTGGACGAGTCCAAGTGCACAGTGGTGAGGGAGGGAGTCCAGTGTGTTTGCATGGCTACGGGTAACCCTGCTCCCATCATCGAGTTCTACCTCCCCGACAAGAACATCACCGTCAACGACACGGACGGCCGCTACAACTACTACACGCACACGGACGGCCACACGTCCACGGGCATGATCAAACTACGGGAGAAGGGCGAGCGCCTGGGCAACGGTGCTGTCAATGTGCACTGCAGCATTAGCAACACGTACGGGTCGGAGAGCTTTCATCTGGAGCTACAGCAGGAGA AGAAGTACATGATGGCAGTGATCGTTGGCACCATCGGTGGAGTGGCTGTCATCGCCTTCATCATCGCAGCAGTGAGATATGTGGGCCATAACAACAAGAA AGAGAATGGCAACCCTGGGCAGGACCTGGTCTCTAAACTGGAGAACCCAGCATTGTACTACAGCACAGTCAAGAAGGACAAACAATGTTTGAGGAAGAAAGTG GGAGAAGACGGGGATTATCAACCTGTGGGCTCTATGGCAGACCTGGAGAGGCAAGAGCTGAACTATGCCGCCCTGGAGTTTCTGGGGGGGCGCTCCAGGGATGGGGGGACCTCAGGGAGGGGGGATGACGGCAGCGACTACACCGAGATCAAGGCCAAATGA